The genomic segment GTATGAAAAACAGATTGACCGGCAATTTCTTCGTTGTTATTGATGATATTCATCCCCCTTGCACCAGTCGCCTTCATCACTTTACGAGCAATATCTGGAATGCGTGCAAAGAGTTGACTGGCAGCTTTACTGTTCATTTCAAGCATATTACGAAAATGTTTTTTGGGGACAACTAAGGTATGCCCGGGCGTTACTTGTGAGATGTCTAAAAATGCTAAAATTTCTTCGTCTTCATATACTTTAGAAGCTGGAATTTCTCCTGCAATAATCTTACAAAAAATGCAATTTGCCATCAAATTTACCTCTACTTTGCTAGATTTTGTTATAATATAAGAACATTATACCAGAATTTGGAGAAAATATGTTAGAAATAAAAGGGCTTACAGGGGGCTATGTGAATATCCCTGTTTTAAAAGACATCAGTTTCACAGTAGGAAATGGGGAACTGGTGGGGTTGATTGGTTTGAATGGTGCGGGTAAATCCACTACAATCAATGAAATTATCGGACTTTTAACTCCTTATAAAGGGGAAATTTTAATTGACGGCGCTAAACTGCAAGACAATCCCATGGCTTATCGTAAGAAAATTGGATTTATTCCAGAGACCCCTAGTTTATATGAGGAATTGACTTTAAGAGAGCACATTGAAACAGTTGCTATGGCTTATGATGTCGATCAAGAGGTAGCTTTTGCGCGCGTGGAGCAATTATTGACCAAGTTTCGCTTAAAAGAAAAATTGGATTGGTTCCCCGTTCACTTTTCAAAGGGAATGAAGCAAAAAGTCATGATTATTTGCGCCTTTGTAGTTGATCCGAGTCTCTTTATCGTGGATGAGCCATTTTTGGGACTCGATCCAGTAGCGATTGCTGATTTGATAGAGCTTTTGAAAGATGAAAAGGCAAAAGGCAAGTCTATCCTGATGAGTACGCATGTGTTGGACTCAGCAGAAAGAATGTGTGATTCATTCGTGATTTTGCACAAGGGGGAAATCCGAGCGAAAGGTAACTTATCAGAGTTGCAATCAGAATTTTCTATGCCAGAAGCTAGCCTGAATGAGATCTATCTGGCATTGACGGAAGAGGCAAGCCTATGAAAGAAGTGTTTCAAAAGCGCAAGCAAGTATTTCGCAATCAATGTTTGAAATATTCACGCTATGTTTTTAACGACCATTTTGTTCTATTTTTATTAGTTTTTATTGGCTTTTTAGCTGTTCAATATAGTCAACTGTTGCGAAATTTTCCTAAAAATCACCTGCCAATTATTCTTGCTTTAGCAGTTCTTTTGGTGTTCTTGTTGCCTTTGGGAAGAATTGCAACGTATATGGAAAAGCCAGATAGTCTATTTTTGTTGGTCAAAGAAGAAGAATTAAAAAGTTATTTACAAAAACAAATGTGTTCATCTTATTTATTATGGAGTGTATTTCAAACGGCTATTCTATTACTAGCAGCGCCACTCCTTTTGGCGCTAGGATTACCATTTTGGGGATGGTTTATTCTTGTATTTTTTATGTTAATAGCAAAATGGTTTCTATTTTTGAAAAAGAGCCAAAGATTTTATCAAGGTGTAGGCATAAATTGGAGCTATCTCATTGACTACGAGGAGAGACGAAAGCAGACAATCTTGCGTTTCTTTGCTCTCTTTACCAATGTAAAAGGAATCTCCAATAGCGTGAAACGCCGAGCCTATCTTGATAGTTTGACAACTATTTTGCCAAAAAGGCAATCAACAACCTGGCAGAATATGTTTTTACGCTCTTATTTGCGAAATGGTGATTTTCTGGCTTTGACCATGCGGTTGCTATTTCTATCTCTTTTAGGAATTGGCTTGCTCGGTCAATCTTGGATTGCGGCTGTTTTTGTGATACTGTTGAATTATCTTTTGCTATTTCAATTGACCGCTTTGTACAATGCTTTTGATTATCAATATTTGACATTCTTATTTCCTCTAGAAATCGGATTAAAGTTAAAGGGTGTGAGACAAGTGATTGTTCTTGTTGGTTACAGTGTGCTGTTAGTTGAAACAATTATGGCGTTGCTATTTTTCCAAGATAGAGTTGCATTGCTTTTCATGGCAGGAGTTACACTATTGCTTTATTTTCTCTATTTACCAGTTAAATTAAAAAGTTTGGTTGACTAAAGGAAGTAAAATTAGTAAAATAGATAGGAAACTTTTTACGGAGGGGAATCATGGACTTGGTTGATAATGAGCTAACTCTGACACCGATTGCAGGTAAAAGTGGAAAAGCCTACATGGGCACCTATCCAGATGGGGCGCGCGTTTTCGTCAAGATGAATACAACCCCAATCTTAGTAGGTTTAGCTAGAGAACAAATTGCACCACAGCTATTGTGGAGTCGTCGCATGGCAGATGGTAATGTCATGAGCGCGCAAGAGTGGCTGTCAGGAAAAATTTTGACACCGGATGAAATGGATAAAAAGCAAATTGTGAATATTTTGACAAGATTGCACCGTTCACGTCCGTTAATGACGCAATTACGCCGGCTAGGTTATGCTCTGGAAACTCCAGCAGATTTAGTTGAGTCTTGGTTAGATCGTGCGCCAATTGCACTTAGTCATAATCATTATTTGCGATCTGTTTTAAAAGATATGCACAGTAGTCTGCCACAATTTCGTGAGGATTATGCAACGATTGTACATGGCGATGTTCGACATAGCAATTGGGTTGAAACAGATAGCGGTTTGGTGTATTTGGTAGATTGGGATTCTGTGCGTTTGACAGATCGAATGTTTGATGTAGCCCATATGTTAAGCCACTATATTCCAGAAGTACGTTGGAAAGAATGGTTGACCTATTATGGCTATCGGTATAATGCAACCGTATTGAAGAAATTATACTGGTATGGTCAATATGCTTACTTGTGCCAGATTGCCAAGTACTATGAGAATGCAGACTTAGAAAATGTGAATCGGGAGATTTATGCACTACGTAACTTCCGTTCAAAATACGGAAGAAAGGTACTATGAGAGTCAGGAATCGTAAGGGAGCGACGGAATTACTAGAAGCAAATCCCCAGTATGTGATTTTAAATCCTACTGAAGCAAAAGGCAAGTGGCACGAGATTTTTGGAAATAATTACCCTATTCATGTTGAAGTAGGGAGTGGAAAAGGTGCATTTATTTCAGGAATGGCAAAAGCTCATCCAAAAATTAACTATATTGGAATCGATATTCAAAAATCTGTTTTGAGTTATGCTTTGGACAAGGTTTTAGCGACAGATGTTCCAAATATCAAACTTCTTTGGGTAGATGGTTCTGATTTGACTAACTATTTTGAAAATGGGGAGATTGATCGCTTGTACCTGAATTTTTCTGATCCTTGGCCCAAGAAACGTCATGAAAAGCGTCGTTTGACCTATAAATCTTTTCTAGATACCTTTAAGCGGATTTTACCAGATCATGGTGAAATTCACTTCAAAACAGATAATCGTGGTCTCTTTGAGTATAGCCTTGTTAGTTTTTCCCAATATGGTATGAAACTAAATGGCGTTTGGTTGGATTTACATGCGAGTGACTTTGAAGACAATGTGATGACAGAATACGAGCAAAAATTTGCTAATAAAGGCCAAGTCATTTATCGAGTCGAAGCAGCGTTTTAATGTAAAATAAATAATGAAAAAGACCATGCGGTCTTTTTTGGTTTTCAGGAAAATAGTTTAAATAACGAAGTAGTAGCCGATATTTCAAGCAATAAAATGAGTCTGAGACAAAATAGTTCTCAGTCACAAAAAAGCTAGAGATTCCCAATTATGGAACTCTAGCTTTTTAAGTTTGAGTCGTTCTCTTATTGTATTTAAGGAGATTATTGGCCATGAGCACTAAACCCATGTCAATTTTCACCTGACGCTTGCCTCTTAGGTTACATCTCTTGTAACCCAAATAAGCCTTTATCTGCCCAAAGACAGGTTCCACATCAATCTTACGTTGATTGAAAATCTGTCTACCTTCGGGAGATAAAAGCGCTTGGCATTCTTTAGCTTTTAAGTGTTGATAACGTTCGTTGATATATAGTCCCTTTTGAGGGGCTGATTTAGGTTCATCAGCGTAGTAAACCTTGATTTCCTGTTGAAAGTCCGTCTGTGTTTTCTGATGTTTGATATGATGAAAACGATAGCACCAGCCATCAGGATGAGTGTAGCTATCCTCCTTGTCATCATAGTACCAATTCGCTAAGTTTCTAGCCGACTGTTTATACCCTTTCTTCTGTTCCTGATCAAACATGGCATATTTAATCAGATGGTTCACCTCATTTTCATCTAAACGAAGGAGGTTCTCTTCACTTCCATAGCCGGCATCTGCGACAACGGTCTTCAAGTCATGTGGATAAGTTTCAAGGAATGGCAGGAGAGTCTTGGTATCTGTCGGATTTGAGAAGACATCATAATGAAGAACAAATTGATTTTCAGTAGCGATTTGAAGATTGTAAGCAGCCTTGAGTTGACCATTCTTCATGTGGTCTTCTTTCATCCGCATAAAAGTGGCATCTGTATCTGTTTTGGAAAAGCTGTTACGCCCTTCAAATGTCTCTTGGTAGCCTTCATATTTTTCAGCACGTACTGAAAAATCATCCTTGACTTTACGCAGGACTTTCTTGAGTTTCCGACGTTGAGTTTTACGTTCATCCTTTCCTTTAACGGGTGTCTCCTCAATGTCTTGGTTCAGTTTTTCCAATTCTTCTTCGAGGACTTGAGCGAATTCAATCAACTGCTCTGAAGCAATCGGTTCTTCTTCGTCCAGCCTAATGGCCTGATGGATAAGGGGAGTGATTTCTTCTTGAAAATAGACCTGTATCTGTTCTTGAAGTTTGACGGAAAACTTGTCTGTGGCCTTTTTCCACACGAAACTATACTTGTTAGCGTTGGCTTCAATCTTAGTCCCGTCAATAAACAGACAATCTAAGGTCACT from the Streptococcus constellatus subsp. constellatus genome contains:
- the trmB gene encoding tRNA (guanosine(46)-N7)-methyltransferase TrmB, whose translation is MRVRNRKGATELLEANPQYVILNPTEAKGKWHEIFGNNYPIHVEVGSGKGAFISGMAKAHPKINYIGIDIQKSVLSYALDKVLATDVPNIKLLWVDGSDLTNYFENGEIDRLYLNFSDPWPKKRHEKRRLTYKSFLDTFKRILPDHGEIHFKTDNRGLFEYSLVSFSQYGMKLNGVWLDLHASDFEDNVMTEYEQKFANKGQVIYRVEAAF
- a CDS encoding ABC transporter ATP-binding protein, encoding MLEIKGLTGGYVNIPVLKDISFTVGNGELVGLIGLNGAGKSTTINEIIGLLTPYKGEILIDGAKLQDNPMAYRKKIGFIPETPSLYEELTLREHIETVAMAYDVDQEVAFARVEQLLTKFRLKEKLDWFPVHFSKGMKQKVMIICAFVVDPSLFIVDEPFLGLDPVAIADLIELLKDEKAKGKSILMSTHVLDSAERMCDSFVILHKGEIRAKGNLSELQSEFSMPEASLNEIYLALTEEASL
- a CDS encoding HIT family protein; this translates as MANCIFCKIIAGEIPASKVYEDEEILAFLDISQVTPGHTLVVPKKHFRNMLEMNSKAASQLFARIPDIARKVMKATGARGMNIINNNEEIAGQSVFHTHVHLAPRYTENDDLKLTFVAHEPNFPALAELAEKISKA
- the ccrZ gene encoding cell cycle regulator CcrZ; the encoded protein is MDLVDNELTLTPIAGKSGKAYMGTYPDGARVFVKMNTTPILVGLAREQIAPQLLWSRRMADGNVMSAQEWLSGKILTPDEMDKKQIVNILTRLHRSRPLMTQLRRLGYALETPADLVESWLDRAPIALSHNHYLRSVLKDMHSSLPQFREDYATIVHGDVRHSNWVETDSGLVYLVDWDSVRLTDRMFDVAHMLSHYIPEVRWKEWLTYYGYRYNATVLKKLYWYGQYAYLCQIAKYYENADLENVNREIYALRNFRSKYGRKVL
- a CDS encoding ABC transporter permease, which encodes MKEVFQKRKQVFRNQCLKYSRYVFNDHFVLFLLVFIGFLAVQYSQLLRNFPKNHLPIILALAVLLVFLLPLGRIATYMEKPDSLFLLVKEEELKSYLQKQMCSSYLLWSVFQTAILLLAAPLLLALGLPFWGWFILVFFMLIAKWFLFLKKSQRFYQGVGINWSYLIDYEERRKQTILRFFALFTNVKGISNSVKRRAYLDSLTTILPKRQSTTWQNMFLRSYLRNGDFLALTMRLLFLSLLGIGLLGQSWIAAVFVILLNYLLLFQLTALYNAFDYQYLTFLFPLEIGLKLKGVRQVIVLVGYSVLLVETIMALLFFQDRVALLFMAGVTLLLYFLYLPVKLKSLVD
- a CDS encoding IS1182 family transposase; translated protein: MHIHYNTNQTTLPLEISSFLPQDHLVFTIEKVVNTLEDCHFHTFYHNFGRPSYHPKMLLAALLFAYSQGIFSGRKIEKMMIENLAMQYLTGQLVVSYRTINRFRVAEGMEELIRDLFIDLNLRLKMEELVTLDCLFIDGTKIEANANKYSFVWKKATDKFSVKLQEQIQVYFQEEITPLIHQAIRLDEEEPIASEQLIEFAQVLEEELEKLNQDIEETPVKGKDERKTQRRKLKKVLRKVKDDFSVRAEKYEGYQETFEGRNSFSKTDTDATFMRMKEDHMKNGQLKAAYNLQIATENQFVLHYDVFSNPTDTKTLLPFLETYPHDLKTVVADAGYGSEENLLRLDENEVNHLIKYAMFDQEQKKGYKQSARNLANWYYDDKEDSYTHPDGWCYRFHHIKHQKTQTDFQQEIKVYYADEPKSAPQKGLYINERYQHLKAKECQALLSPEGRQIFNQRKIDVEPVFGQIKAYLGYKRCNLRGKRQVKIDMGLVLMANNLLKYNKRTTQT